One segment of Chionomys nivalis chromosome 1, mChiNiv1.1, whole genome shotgun sequence DNA contains the following:
- the Wipf3 gene encoding WAS/WASL-interacting protein family member 3 isoform X2, producing the protein MPVPPPPPPPPPPPPPPPLGAPPPPPPPGPPVSTDAPSLRKTDLKGRSALLADIQQGTRLRKVTQINDRSAPQIESSKGTNRDGGSTSSNARGGNTPPALGDLFAGGFPVLRPAGQRDVAGGKTGQGPGSRAPSPRLPIKTLPAPASPRLGNASEVHSSARPIPPRPSVPAPPPPTPPPPPPPPPPLPPASASTTKAPLVSPPIPLTKGNPSVVPPPVPCAPPPPPPLIPPPPPLPPAAVLSDKSMRPQLAPLHLPPIPPPLPLLPPCGYPGLNTEPSSPAQEAREPPAPPPPPPPPPPPLPVYASCSPRAAVPAPPLPGSNNSGNETPPPLPPKSPSFQAQKALPTPPGVPGPQAILQKKRRGPGTSGGKLNPPPAPPARSPTTELSSKSQQPGGQLRNGSQHMIGRTPGSWLQAEAAAQSSDDIKSRNSQLSLKALR; encoded by the exons GTCAGTACAGATGCACCCAGCTTAAGGAAAACAGACCTGAAAGGTCGGAGTGCATTGTTGGCTGATATCCAGCAAGGAACGCGCCTACGAAAAGTCACCCAGATCAATGACCGCAGTGCCCCGCAAATCGAGA gcTCAAAGGGAACCAACAGAGATGGAGGAAGCACTAGCAGCAATGCGCGAGGAGGAAACACACCCCCCGCCCTGGGTGATCTCTTTGCTGGTGGCTTTCCTGTGTTGAGACCAGCAGGCCAGAGGGATGTGGCAG GTGGCAAGACAGGGCAGGGCCCTGGCTCCCGAGCGCCTTCTCCCCGGCTCCCCATCAAAACCCTTCCTGCCCCTGCATCTCCCAGGCTGGGTAATGCCTCAGAGGTGCACAGCTCTGCCAGGCCCATCCCTCCTCGCCCCAGTGTGCCTGCTCCACCACCTCCCACTCCACCGccgcccccacctccacctccacccttgCCCCCGGCCTCGGCTTCCACTACCAAAGCCCCGTTGGTgtccccacctatccctctaacCAAGGGGAACCCCTCTGTGGTGCCACCCCCTGTACCCTGCGCACCTCCTCCCCCTCCGCCCCTGATCCCACCCCCGCCCCCGCTGCCCCCAGCTGCAGTGCTCAGTGACAAATCAATGAGGCCCCAATTAGCCCCACTGCACCTGCCGCCCATCCcgcccccactccctctcctcccaccctgtgGTTACCCAGGGCTGAACACAGAGCCCAGCAGCCCTGCACAGGAGGCACGGGagcctccagcccctcctccaccaccaccacctccgccACCACCGCTCCCAGTCTATGCCTCTTGCTCCCCCAGGGCCGCTGTGCCCGCGCCCCCTTTGCCAGGCTCGAATAACAGCGGCAACGAGACTCCTCCCCCACTGCCCCCCAAGTCCCCAAGCTTCCAGGCGCAGAAGGCCTTGCCCACTCCTCCCGGTGTTCCTGGCCCTCAGGCCATCCTGCAGAAGAAGCGGCGAGGCCCAG gaACCAGTGGGGGGAAGCTAAACCCACCTCCAGCTCCGCCTGCCAGATCGCCCACCACAGAGCTTTCCAGCAAAAGCCAGCAGCCTGGCGGCCAGCTGCGAAATGGAAGCCAGCACATGATTG GCCGCACCCCTGGTTCCTGGCTCCAAGCTGAGGCAGCTGCGCAGAGCTCGGATGACATCAAAAGCAGAAATTCTCAG TTGTCTCTGAAGGCACTCCGGTGA
- the Wipf3 gene encoding WAS/WASL-interacting protein family member 3 isoform X1, protein MPVPPPPPPPPPPPPPPPLGAPPPPPPPGPPVSTDAPSLRKTDLKGRSALLADIQQGTRLRKVTQINDRSAPQIESSKGTNRDGGSTSSNARGGNTPPALGDLFAGGFPVLRPAGQRDVAGGKTGQGPGSRAPSPRLPIKTLPAPASPRLGNASEVHSSARPIPPRPSVPAPPPPTPPPPPPPPPPLPPASASTTKAPLVSPPIPLTKGNPSVVPPPVPCAPPPPPPLIPPPPPLPPAAVLSDKSMRPQLAPLHLPPIPPPLPLLPPCGYPGLNTEPSSPAQEAREPPAPPPPPPPPPPPLPVYASCSPRAAVPAPPLPGSNNSGNETPPPLPPKSPSFQAQKALPTPPGVPGPQAILQKKRRGPGTSGGKLNPPPAPPARSPTTELSSKSQQPGGQLRNGSQHMIDDFESKFTFHSMDDFPPPDEFKPCQKIYPSKVPRSRTPGSWLQAEAAAQSSDDIKSRNSQLSLKALR, encoded by the exons GTCAGTACAGATGCACCCAGCTTAAGGAAAACAGACCTGAAAGGTCGGAGTGCATTGTTGGCTGATATCCAGCAAGGAACGCGCCTACGAAAAGTCACCCAGATCAATGACCGCAGTGCCCCGCAAATCGAGA gcTCAAAGGGAACCAACAGAGATGGAGGAAGCACTAGCAGCAATGCGCGAGGAGGAAACACACCCCCCGCCCTGGGTGATCTCTTTGCTGGTGGCTTTCCTGTGTTGAGACCAGCAGGCCAGAGGGATGTGGCAG GTGGCAAGACAGGGCAGGGCCCTGGCTCCCGAGCGCCTTCTCCCCGGCTCCCCATCAAAACCCTTCCTGCCCCTGCATCTCCCAGGCTGGGTAATGCCTCAGAGGTGCACAGCTCTGCCAGGCCCATCCCTCCTCGCCCCAGTGTGCCTGCTCCACCACCTCCCACTCCACCGccgcccccacctccacctccacccttgCCCCCGGCCTCGGCTTCCACTACCAAAGCCCCGTTGGTgtccccacctatccctctaacCAAGGGGAACCCCTCTGTGGTGCCACCCCCTGTACCCTGCGCACCTCCTCCCCCTCCGCCCCTGATCCCACCCCCGCCCCCGCTGCCCCCAGCTGCAGTGCTCAGTGACAAATCAATGAGGCCCCAATTAGCCCCACTGCACCTGCCGCCCATCCcgcccccactccctctcctcccaccctgtgGTTACCCAGGGCTGAACACAGAGCCCAGCAGCCCTGCACAGGAGGCACGGGagcctccagcccctcctccaccaccaccacctccgccACCACCGCTCCCAGTCTATGCCTCTTGCTCCCCCAGGGCCGCTGTGCCCGCGCCCCCTTTGCCAGGCTCGAATAACAGCGGCAACGAGACTCCTCCCCCACTGCCCCCCAAGTCCCCAAGCTTCCAGGCGCAGAAGGCCTTGCCCACTCCTCCCGGTGTTCCTGGCCCTCAGGCCATCCTGCAGAAGAAGCGGCGAGGCCCAG gaACCAGTGGGGGGAAGCTAAACCCACCTCCAGCTCCGCCTGCCAGATCGCCCACCACAGAGCTTTCCAGCAAAAGCCAGCAGCCTGGCGGCCAGCTGCGAAATGGAAGCCAGCACATGATTG ATGACTTCGAGTCTAAATTCACGTTCCACTCCATGGACGACTTTCCCCCTCCAGATGAATTCAAACCATGTCAGAAGATATACCCCAGCAAGGTCCCCAGAA GCCGCACCCCTGGTTCCTGGCTCCAAGCTGAGGCAGCTGCGCAGAGCTCGGATGACATCAAAAGCAGAAATTCTCAG TTGTCTCTGAAGGCACTCCGGTGA